From a single Methanobacterium bryantii genomic region:
- a CDS encoding respiratory chain complex I subunit 1 family protein codes for MNLMANILLNVLIAFLIGSLLLGLYRKVVARVQTRPGPPIIQYLLHLLKFYIKESSFTKTAAMPFYLGIASIMMVIWITAVIVGPVVQGSLLIIFAVYALHKIVEHNAGSSSGSPYGKLSCVRAVYSAAAEVPLFSVLVIIYLKTGSMGIADIINYQAVHGPLLYSIPLAAAMFFVLIVSKAQYTPFSITKGKDIVSGYETEHYGLLRGYLMISEALMWYMLLWVFLIVFFGVLSPLWLIIGMVIMTVGIAFISATTPLLNPNHSVVLQIIFAAIGIIGSILLMNVI; via the coding sequence ATGAATTTAATGGCAAATATCCTACTAAACGTCCTTATTGCATTCTTAATTGGAAGTTTGCTTCTAGGATTATACAGGAAAGTGGTGGCTAGAGTACAGACTAGGCCTGGCCCTCCAATAATCCAGTACCTTTTACATTTACTTAAATTTTATATTAAAGAATCATCATTTACTAAAACGGCCGCAATGCCTTTTTATCTTGGAATAGCTAGTATTATGATGGTTATATGGATAACTGCAGTAATAGTGGGGCCAGTGGTTCAAGGATCGCTTTTAATCATATTTGCCGTATATGCTCTTCATAAAATAGTGGAACACAATGCCGGATCCTCTTCAGGCTCGCCGTATGGTAAATTAAGCTGTGTTAGGGCAGTATATTCAGCAGCAGCAGAAGTGCCTCTCTTCTCGGTCCTTGTTATTATTTATCTTAAAACAGGATCTATGGGAATTGCAGATATAATAAATTATCAGGCTGTTCACGGACCTTTGCTTTACAGTATACCTCTAGCAGCAGCAATGTTTTTCGTGCTTATAGTATCAAAAGCGCAATATACTCCATTTTCAATAACTAAAGGAAAAGATATAGTATCAGGATATGAAACTGAACACTATGGATTACTACGTGGATATCTAATGATATCTGAGGCTCTTATGTGGTATATGTTACTATGGGTATTTTTAATAGTATTCTTTGGAGTATTAAGTCCTTTATGGCTTATAATAGGAATGGTAATAATGACAGTAGGAATAGCGTTTATAAGTGCTACTACACCACTTTTAAATCCTAACCACTCTGTAGTACTGCAGATAATATTTGCAGCAATAGGAATTATAGGTTCAATATTACTCATGAATGTGATTTAG
- a CDS encoding membrane protein translates to MDIATLGGQLFGYIPLGDIVLYFTPFNLFLFGGALLFTFLIAVSNTETQVEARFGSLEDREVKVDKDEFKVRRFLAIICGLATAGAMITGDLFNFTLFVALIGIVNIGLVGAVKMVDVLDSAFQYGIIAMIASLPLFGGAATILAATGTLSLIEISHLSLVTPMVQFASVLLLMGIAGETGIAPFYATKAEMFRTPGSPFLVIIHLSSLLVIVRAIEILLLINKPF, encoded by the coding sequence ATGGATATAGCAACATTAGGTGGGCAATTATTTGGTTACATACCTTTAGGAGATATTGTGCTTTACTTTACCCCATTTAATCTGTTCCTATTTGGTGGAGCACTCCTGTTTACATTTCTTATAGCTGTAAGTAATACAGAGACCCAGGTAGAAGCTAGATTTGGTTCTCTTGAAGATAGGGAAGTAAAAGTAGATAAAGATGAATTTAAAGTAAGGAGATTTCTTGCAATAATATGTGGTCTTGCAACTGCAGGTGCCATGATAACAGGAGACCTTTTCAACTTTACATTATTCGTTGCATTAATTGGTATAGTAAATATTGGATTGGTAGGTGCTGTTAAAATGGTGGATGTTTTAGATTCAGCATTCCAGTACGGTATAATTGCCATGATTGCATCCCTTCCTTTATTTGGAGGAGCAGCAACAATTCTAGCTGCAACAGGCACTTTAAGTTTGATAGAAATTTCTCACTTGAGTTTGGTGACACCAATGGTGCAATTTGCATCGGTACTGCTCTTGATGGGTATTGCTGGTGAGACTGGTATAGCTCCATTTTATGCAACAAAAGCTGAAATGTTTAGAACTCCCGGTTCACCGTTTTTAGTTATAATACATTTAAGTTCATTACTTGTAATTGTAAGGGCAATTGAAATATTGCTGCTTATCAACAAACCATTTTAA
- a CDS encoding EhaE family protein has translation MLDIYIWFYTGCALVILGSIATVIGPGVKDPIVRTLNTEVAAVGVSMILLTYNHTIALLTFVAATVIMTMILLRAIVRLEEMGAKV, from the coding sequence TTGCTTGATATTTACATATGGTTTTATACAGGCTGTGCATTGGTAATACTGGGCAGTATTGCAACAGTTATTGGTCCTGGGGTTAAAGACCCAATAGTAAGGACATTAAATACAGAAGTAGCTGCAGTAGGAGTTTCAATGATACTTTTAACTTACAATCATACTATAGCACTTCTTACATTTGTTGCAGCAACTGTTATAATGACTATGATTCTTTTGAGGGCGATTGTAAGGCTTGAAGAAATGGGGGCTAAGGTATGA
- a CDS encoding DUF2109 family protein: MLIEIAGIIIVFMALRTLIARDRSERMLYLNAMSFGISALIALYIQTPFGAIIAITYFVASTISSNAIAYSIGRIQEEITVK; this comes from the coding sequence ATGCTAATAGAGATTGCAGGGATTATAATTGTATTTATGGCTTTAAGAACTCTAATTGCCCGAGATAGAAGTGAAAGAATGCTCTATCTAAATGCAATGAGTTTTGGTATATCTGCACTTATTGCCCTTTATATACAGACTCCATTTGGAGCTATAATTGCAATAACTTATTTTGTAGCTTCTACTATAAGTTCGAATGCAATTGCATATTCTATTGGAAGAATACAAGAGGAAATTACTGTTAAATAA
- a CDS encoding energy-converting hydrogenase subunit EhaL family protein produces the protein MDLIIYLAYILSFVIGMIIGLLLSYKKYTEPFVSKNIDLVALVISIIGWILFLNSQFITLIPQYISITVGLFFVATVLGMRPGYGRYELAIGFIVSGLIWLVGMVLL, from the coding sequence ATGGATTTAATAATTTATCTTGCATATATACTTTCATTTGTAATTGGGATGATTATAGGGCTTTTACTTAGTTATAAAAAGTATACTGAACCTTTCGTTAGCAAAAATATTGATCTGGTGGCCCTTGTAATTTCAATTATAGGATGGATATTGTTCTTAAATAGTCAATTTATTACGCTAATTCCACAATATATTTCGATTACAGTAGGTCTGTTCTTTGTGGCTACTGTACTTGGAATGAGACCTGGATATGGAAGATATGAATTAGCAATTGGATTTATAGTATCGGGCCTAATTTGGCTTGTAGGGATGGTTCTTTTATGA
- a CDS encoding hydrogenase: MMKEQDTLFLMALVGVGAIIMSTLAVFEQWVIVAPLTIAVVILAFLLLYQNRHKFAHLAESIEKGAFIVALILFILSFIYLYKPA; encoded by the coding sequence ATGATGAAAGAACAGGATACGCTCTTCTTAATGGCTCTTGTTGGAGTGGGGGCCATAATAATGAGTACACTTGCTGTATTTGAACAGTGGGTTATCGTAGCGCCTTTAACAATTGCTGTAGTCATTCTGGCATTTCTTCTTCTATACCAGAATAGACACAAATTTGCTCATCTTGCAGAGTCTATTGAAAAAGGAGCTTTTATTGTAGCCCTTATATTGTTTATATTATCATTTATATACCTTTATAAACCTGCCTGA
- a CDS encoding EhaF family protein, which translates to MRSIGRLLNDLANPDNIPRFFSLVLGIVLIVGFVMPFALNDHQIYPRPEPQSQINSGDPLAPYDRGGTVIADWGLNGNFLLQPGIVKSQYPQFSVNSGKVTGYLSPMALSVKNTTSYFGTSIYSSPGGLIDEILYYSRGFDTILESSILMMAFVVASFIALQFTMRREEE; encoded by the coding sequence ATGAGAAGCATAGGAAGGCTTTTAAATGATCTTGCAAACCCTGATAATATTCCGAGGTTTTTTTCATTAGTGCTGGGAATTGTGCTTATAGTAGGTTTTGTAATGCCATTTGCATTAAATGACCATCAAATTTATCCAAGGCCTGAACCTCAAAGCCAGATTAATTCAGGTGATCCACTGGCACCTTATGACCGTGGCGGTACTGTAATTGCAGATTGGGGCCTTAATGGTAACTTCCTTTTACAGCCAGGTATTGTTAAATCGCAATACCCTCAATTTTCAGTAAACTCAGGTAAAGTAACAGGATACCTGTCTCCAATGGCATTATCAGTTAAAAATACAACATCATACTTTGGTACTTCAATTTATTCCTCTCCTGGTGGATTAATTGATGAAATACTTTACTACTCAAGGGGTTTCGATACAATTCTTGAGTCCAGTATCTTGATGATGGCATTTGTAGTTGCTTCGTTTATAGCACTTCAATTTACAATGAGGAGGGAAGAAGAATGA
- a CDS encoding EhaG family protein produces MTGAEVLVPSVVSPLVVSLYQPAILVGLLTGFIGLLGIAFKKGDLTALILTDIVGFAMLIIVAAVATDLAEALILPGLVVELAEILAISEVLMSREMRKTGKSVDLIPLPLSLDMEILETAPAFLAIILIAYGAFLSGFTGGAVAGTGILFYVLSRTIRGVPSSIWEGVAGISGVAWVLWLIGFLMFFVTPQYWLLALFLSAFGVLIKVASKVGLIGVLGREEFKREK; encoded by the coding sequence ATGACCGGTGCTGAAGTTTTAGTTCCAAGTGTTGTTTCCCCTTTGGTAGTTTCACTTTACCAACCTGCCATACTGGTTGGTTTATTAACCGGTTTTATAGGCCTTCTTGGAATAGCCTTTAAAAAAGGTGATTTAACTGCCCTTATACTTACAGACATCGTAGGATTTGCAATGTTAATTATAGTTGCAGCAGTTGCAACTGATCTGGCAGAAGCACTTATACTTCCAGGGCTGGTAGTTGAACTTGCTGAAATCCTTGCGATTTCAGAAGTCCTTATGAGCAGAGAAATGAGAAAAACAGGAAAAAGTGTTGATTTGATTCCACTTCCACTTTCACTGGATATGGAAATTTTAGAAACTGCACCTGCTTTCCTTGCAATAATACTTATAGCTTATGGGGCATTTCTAAGTGGATTTACTGGTGGAGCTGTTGCAGGAACCGGAATATTGTTTTACGTCCTTTCCAGAACAATTAGGGGAGTCCCTTCATCTATATGGGAAGGAGTTGCAGGAATATCTGGAGTTGCATGGGTACTCTGGTTAATAGGTTTCCTCATGTTCTTTGTTACCCCTCAATACTGGTTACTCGCTCTATTCCTGTCAGCATTTGGAGTGTTGATAAAGGTAGCATCTAAAGTTGGACTTATAGGTGTTTTGGGTAGAGAAGAATTTAAGAGAGAAAAATAA
- a CDS encoding 4Fe-4S binding protein, with protein MSSVIWYLYEFARKGWVENFVGAATNRETVETPDRFRDFPEVIRELCIACGACTAACPSPAAIKLVRTKDKDEENGEGITYPVINTDACIRCGFCAEVCPTDPKTLRTGESHLIREEFTILPAEKMFVIDDYLCIRCKKCMKACKVEGAIIEEDNKIMIDQSKCVACGDCAKTCPVKGSIKGIYISDVEGQKDVINMVVQTLENLIESKQDELKDLPAEKAVTFEVPFEDILEKAREIMPDEERIRDLVEKVTDRLKLRVITWDDSKCKQCKLCIDECPTGAITYDKEKGVVRDSDKCLRCTTCYQTCPFGVAGFYVARFLLTQSEVKGDEILVTVKPALLPVGE; from the coding sequence ATGTCTTCAGTAATATGGTATTTATACGAATTTGCAAGAAAAGGATGGGTTGAAAACTTTGTAGGGGCTGCAACAAACAGGGAAACTGTGGAAACACCTGATAGGTTTAGAGACTTTCCTGAAGTTATAAGGGAATTGTGTATTGCCTGCGGGGCATGTACGGCAGCATGTCCATCTCCAGCTGCTATAAAACTTGTAAGAACAAAAGACAAGGATGAAGAGAATGGGGAAGGTATAACCTATCCTGTTATAAATACAGACGCGTGTATTAGATGTGGTTTCTGTGCAGAAGTATGTCCCACAGATCCTAAAACACTCAGAACTGGTGAAAGTCATTTAATCCGTGAAGAATTCACAATACTGCCTGCAGAGAAGATGTTTGTTATTGATGATTATCTCTGCATCAGGTGCAAAAAGTGTATGAAAGCCTGCAAAGTTGAAGGTGCCATTATTGAAGAAGACAATAAGATCATGATAGATCAATCCAAATGTGTAGCATGTGGCGACTGTGCCAAAACATGCCCAGTAAAAGGTTCCATTAAGGGGATATACATTTCTGATGTTGAAGGTCAAAAAGATGTAATTAATATGGTGGTACAGACCCTTGAAAATTTAATAGAGTCTAAACAGGATGAACTTAAAGATCTTCCAGCTGAAAAAGCAGTGACCTTTGAGGTTCCATTTGAGGATATTCTGGAAAAAGCTCGTGAAATAATGCCTGATGAAGAGCGTATAAGGGATCTGGTTGAGAAAGTGACTGATAGATTAAAACTTAGAGTCATTACCTGGGACGATTCAAAATGTAAACAATGTAAGCTATGTATTGATGAATGTCCTACTGGTGCTATAACTTATGATAAAGAAAAAGGTGTTGTTAGAGATTCTGATAAATGTCTGAGATGCACCACATGTTATCAAACATGTCCATTTGGTGTTGCAGGCTTTTATGTTGCAAGATTTTTACTTACGCAGAGTGAAGTGAAAGGTGATGAAATCCTTGTAACTGTAAAACCAGCATTATTACCCGTGGGGGAATGA
- a CDS encoding DUF2108 domain-containing protein — MAIVDFINISTVSAAVALIGSAGIILLPKPVDKVIMFTLLQGGFIGMIVAAKYLDVAVAVALFDPISTVILLIGIIKLNDVRRKKLEAQEELNIA, encoded by the coding sequence ATGGCTATCGTAGATTTCATAAATATATCAACAGTATCGGCTGCCGTAGCTTTGATTGGGTCAGCTGGTATAATATTACTCCCAAAGCCTGTTGATAAAGTGATAATGTTTACTCTGCTTCAGGGAGGTTTTATAGGGATGATAGTGGCAGCGAAATACTTGGATGTTGCAGTAGCTGTTGCATTATTCGATCCAATTTCAACAGTTATCCTTTTAATTGGTATTATAAAACTCAATGATGTAAGACGAAAAAAACTAGAAGCCCAGGAGGAATTGAACATTGCTTGA
- a CDS encoding DUF1959 family protein produces the protein MNSDIKEKSESLMELMKGRILNSYKWQEDIIKPFSKEMGITPKELEKILMRRLDMSSLEALHPRFESSRYSCILNKIHSDLQICWLSDVMEIISKEDADAIKDKIAKEVINGKSYEDAIVDGKKELIEYLMR, from the coding sequence ATGAATAGTGATATAAAAGAAAAAAGTGAATCATTAATGGAACTGATGAAAGGGAGAATATTAAACAGTTACAAATGGCAGGAAGATATAATAAAGCCATTTTCAAAGGAAATGGGTATTACTCCCAAAGAATTAGAAAAAATTTTAATGAGGCGATTAGACATGTCAAGCCTTGAAGCTTTACATCCGCGCTTTGAATCGTCTAGATATAGTTGTATACTTAATAAAATACATTCAGACCTGCAAATTTGCTGGCTTTCTGATGTAATGGAGATCATATCAAAGGAAGACGCTGATGCAATAAAAGATAAAATTGCAAAAGAAGTTATTAATGGTAAATCTTATGAAGATGCCATAGTTGATGGTAAAAAAGAATTGATTGAATATCTTATGAGGTAA
- a CDS encoding hydrogenase large subunit, producing MIVPIGPLHPALKEPLRLKLHTKGERVIGAEIDYGYVYRGIEKIMEGKTWQKCVYLSERVCGICSYVHTMTFTETFEKIAGEEPPLRAQFLRVIANELDRIQSHLLANSTYFNTIEHETLFMYMLSMRELIMDAIELLAGNRVHMAWNVVGGVRLDVKEVHLKSILDLLDKFESQYAKYPQMFEHGPLLGLRSRDVGVISKEDSLKARTVGPIGRASSIKVDWRTDKPVYKDHLDFNVVWRDEGDNFARNMNRFDEVTESLRLIRLAIENLPEGKVRKKIDIPAGYADNRNEAPRGEVAYMIETNGNLIKNISIRTPSIMNIDACARYMLKDVATVADAVATYASVDPCVACTERVTVINEESGKVTEFDGIQNVNSIKLK from the coding sequence ATGATAGTTCCTATAGGACCACTTCACCCTGCACTTAAAGAACCTCTGCGTTTAAAACTCCACACAAAAGGAGAACGGGTTATAGGTGCTGAAATAGACTACGGTTATGTTTACAGAGGTATTGAAAAGATAATGGAAGGAAAAACCTGGCAAAAATGTGTTTATTTATCAGAAAGGGTTTGTGGAATATGTTCATATGTACATACAATGACATTCACTGAAACATTTGAAAAAATTGCAGGTGAAGAACCGCCACTGCGTGCCCAATTTTTAAGGGTTATTGCCAATGAACTGGACAGAATACAGAGCCATTTACTGGCAAATTCAACATATTTTAATACAATTGAACATGAAACATTATTTATGTACATGCTGTCCATGAGAGAACTGATTATGGATGCTATTGAACTTTTAGCAGGTAATCGTGTCCATATGGCATGGAATGTAGTTGGTGGAGTAAGGTTAGATGTCAAAGAAGTCCATCTAAAAAGTATTCTGGATCTTTTAGATAAGTTTGAGTCACAATATGCTAAGTATCCTCAAATGTTTGAACATGGTCCTTTATTAGGTCTCCGATCAAGGGATGTTGGCGTTATTTCTAAAGAAGATTCACTTAAAGCCAGAACAGTAGGACCAATTGGCAGGGCATCATCTATAAAAGTTGACTGGAGAACAGATAAACCTGTATACAAAGACCATTTAGATTTCAATGTTGTCTGGCGTGATGAAGGAGATAATTTCGCAAGAAACATGAACAGATTTGATGAAGTTACAGAATCATTACGGCTTATACGACTGGCTATAGAGAACCTGCCTGAAGGTAAAGTACGAAAAAAAATAGACATACCTGCAGGATATGCTGATAACAGGAACGAGGCTCCAAGGGGCGAAGTGGCATACATGATAGAAACTAATGGTAATCTAATAAAGAACATTTCCATAAGGACTCCAAGTATAATGAACATCGATGCATGCGCTAGATACATGCTTAAAGATGTTGCAACAGTTGCAGACGCTGTTGCGACTTATGCAAGTGTAGATCCATGTGTCGCATGTACAGAAAGAGTTACGGTAATAAATGAAGAATCAGGTAAAGTTACAGAATTTGATGGAATACAGAATGTTAATTCAATTAAGTTGAAGTGA
- a CDS encoding energy-converting hydrogenase A subunit A EhaA — MKTFIYLVDHLFIMIIHVDIVTVLSYVLAVISAIIVGFILRLPLLPERPMRDSWTISIIFPTIIIALGLSAMVFELGWNGMIVGIVIGVLSALISKYLLEKILPPHTDLIGGESGE, encoded by the coding sequence GTGAAAACATTTATATATTTAGTTGATCATCTTTTTATCATGATTATTCATGTTGATATTGTAACGGTGTTAAGTTATGTTCTCGCAGTAATATCTGCAATTATTGTAGGATTTATACTTAGACTTCCTTTACTTCCTGAAAGGCCAATGAGGGATTCATGGACAATAAGTATAATTTTTCCAACTATCATAATTGCACTGGGATTATCTGCAATGGTTTTTGAGCTGGGATGGAATGGAATGATAGTAGGAATTGTCATAGGAGTACTATCTGCATTAATTTCCAAATATTTACTTGAAAAAATTCTCCCACCACATACAGACCTGATTGGGGGTGAATCTGGTGAATGA
- a CDS encoding NADH-quinone oxidoreductase subunit B family protein produces MLDALKDIVRKSSIHACLINTGGCNGCDIEVVALLSPRYDLEQYGIYFHNNPREADVILVTGPVAEQWKENLQRLYAKAPNPKIVVAIGACPLSGNVYNQEGSAIYPPLHDFIPVDASVPGCPPRPTEILKALLAVGPDAIAAKGRQSK; encoded by the coding sequence ATGTTAGATGCGCTTAAAGATATCGTAAGGAAAAGCTCTATTCATGCCTGTCTTATAAATACTGGGGGATGTAATGGGTGTGATATTGAAGTAGTTGCCCTTTTATCTCCTCGCTATGATTTAGAACAGTATGGGATTTATTTCCATAATAATCCAAGAGAAGCTGATGTAATTTTAGTTACAGGACCAGTAGCGGAGCAGTGGAAAGAAAATCTACAAAGACTTTATGCTAAAGCTCCAAACCCTAAGATAGTGGTTGCAATTGGAGCATGCCCACTTTCAGGAAACGTTTATAATCAGGAAGGTAGTGCAATATACCCTCCGCTTCACGATTTTATTCCAGTGGATGCATCAGTTCCAGGATGCCCACCAAGACCAACAGAAATATTAAAGGCCCTTCTGGCAGTTGGTCCCGATGCAATAGCAGCCAAAGGGAGGCAAAGTAAATGA